AAGCTAATACCGCGCCTGGAATTGCGTAACCTATTCCCGCAAGATTTGTAATTACTCCAAGTAGAGGGCTTTTATTTGGGCGTCTAGCTAAGGAAATTATTAAGGAGAATAACATCGTTATTAATGCAGTAAAAAGTCCAAGACTAATAGTCCTTAACGATAGGGTAAGTAATTCCATAGATAACCCTTTTTGAATTTGATCGATATTTAACAAAACCCAAAAACATGGAATTCCAAAAGAGAAAATTGGAGGAAATAAGGATATGGTTAGTGCCAAAAAAGCTCTAGTTTTTTTTAATTTCCATACTTGAGAATCTTTTGATGCAGGATTTTCACTCCACCTCCTTGATTTTCTTCTTGAGAATTTTTCAAAAATAATTAAAGAGAAAATAATTAATAAAGCTACCAAAGATAATCCAATAGCATTCCTTGGATTACCTTCAATTATCCAATTTTCAGCTATACCTGTTGAAATACTAGGAATATTTAATAATGCAAATGTCCCTAATTCATTCATGACTTCCATACACATTAAACTTATTCCTGTTATTAGTGCTGGTAACGCCATTGGGATGGCGATTTTAAAGAAGCTTTTCCAAGGCCCAACTCCTAATCCCCTGCTTGCATTAATTTGATTAACTCCAAATTTATTAAAACTTTCGTTTGCGAGAATGAATACATATGGATAAGTAGAAATTGAAAGTATTAGAACCCCCCACCATAAACCTGTTACTTGATACCCAAAAATACTTCCTAAGTCCTGCAAAACAGCGGTTATAAGATATGCTGGAGCAGCTAATGGAACCAGCTGACAAATA
This sequence is a window from Prochlorococcus marinus XMU1419. Protein-coding genes within it:
- a CDS encoding ABC transporter permease, with the translated sequence MKILIKRLKQTISELKLFYITSFIAAILIITPIFNFLIEGVKYVLSGNFSLGIAGGEEVLGTLKVLALTSLFGGGLGTLNGWLLSNCDFKFRKALRICQLVPLAAPAYLITAVLQDLGSIFGYQVTGLWWGVLILSISTYPYVFILANESFNKFGVNQINASRGLGVGPWKSFFKIAIPMALPALITGISLMCMEVMNELGTFALLNIPSISTGIAENWIIEGNPRNAIGLSLVALLIIFSLIIFEKFSRRKSRRWSENPASKDSQVWKLKKTRAFLALTISLFPPIFSFGIPCFWVLLNIDQIQKGLSMELLTLSLRTISLGLFTALITMLFSLIISLARRPNKSPLLGVITNLAGIGYAIPGAVLALSLISVSSSKFNFVAICSLIWAYIVRFLTISKGSIDSSLERISPSIDEAASGLGENWLGIIKRIHLPLLQGPIFVGSLLVFVDTIKELPITFILRPFDFDTLSVRIYQYAGDERMVEAILPAILIMTFGLIAAITLIPSLEKKTNSF